The following DNA comes from Candidatus Scalindua japonica.
CAAAAATTGAATGTTGATATCGAGGTTCACACTGTCCCTTGTCATTGAGCGTCTAAAATAATTCGAGCCTGTTCTAACATCCAATGTTATCAGGATAATAAAAAAGTAAAACGATGTTTTACCATAATTAGAAAATATTGATTCTACGATGCCAGATAAACTATGTTGAAACGTAAAATATAGCAACAACTAACTAAAATAACCCTTTTAATATTGAAACACTACTGCACTAAAAATGTTTCAATAGAAAAGAAAAGATAGCATTTTTTGTCTTCAAGGAAACTGGGGCATATCTCACCTTTTTTATTAATGTAATAAATGATTTGAAACACGTTTTTAAAGAAAATTATTTTAAAAGCTATATTTATAAAACAATAATTTCTCGATTTTAATTTGTTCACGTACATTATTTTTTCTTGCTTTAATGAATAATGTGTGATAACGTTTATTTAGTTGGTTGTTACGTCGTTCAATATATATATGCTTATATAAAGGCTACAAGGTTTCCGATCTTGTGGCCTTTTTTTATTTTTATACCTTTTTACTATATAAAGGGGGTGATTTTCAGTATGCAAAATGGAACAGTTAAGTGGTTTAACGATTCAAAGGGGTTTGGTTTTATTACTCCGGAGAATGGGGAAGATGTCTTTGTTCACCATTCCGCAATCCAGTCTGATGGTTTTAAAAGCCTTTCAGAAGGAGACCAGGTTGAGTTTGACGTCGAACAGGGCGAAAAGGGTAGTAAGGCCTCAAATGTTGTCAAAATATAAATATATAATAAAGCATACTCATATATTTTATACTGCATAATCTATCGAAAGAGAGTTGTACATAATAATTAATATAGAGATGTTGTAAATATTATTGTAATGGTAACGTAGAAGCCCCCGATATCCATGAAAGGGTATCTGGGGCTTTGTTTATATATGCAGAGAATAAAGAAAACATTTTATATCATCCTTATTGCACTTGGCCTTGCAATCATTCCGGCAGGATCTTTATTGCCTGTGTTTAACATATATACTAAGCAGGCATATGCCTCGGCACCTAAAATATCTACTGAAGTTCAATCAGCAATAACCAAAATTAAAAATGAACAGACATCGACAGGGAGTATGGTCTCAGAACATTTAAACGTCAAAGAAAATGGACAAACTACAGTAAAGATGCTGGAAATCCCTGAACAACAGCTATCAGACATTATTGAACAGTGGAGACAACTTGGGCATAAAATCAGTGAGTATACTATTAATAATAAAGAGTTTATAAAATATTTAATCAACAAAGCCGATATTAAATCATTCAGCTATATGGCAAAGATCCCTATGCTCTACTTTCTTGTGAAAAACGAAATAGCAGAACCATTATTATATGGTGGTGTGATAAAGAAAATTTTTAAGAAAATATCATTTCCCGGATGGTTCACAATTGCAGGTGTAATAGATGCGCATGGTAATTATGCAAGGGGTTATGAACATCTGGGCACACAGAAAGAAGTGCTTATAGGTTTGTTTGAGGGGGTTTTATCTAAAACGGTAAAAGGCAGCTATACGATTATTGAACTATATACGGATGAAAATGGGGAGAGAAAAGGCCGGTTTAAGTTCTTTGAAACCTCTGAGCAGACAAATCCTACACTATCACAGCCCATTGATGCTATGGCAGCATTTGTATTAATCTACTTGAATCTGGTACAAGAGAACCCGGGAGATATTGGTGTGAAAAGAGATCTTACAATACCTATTGTTCAAAGATTATTAACAAAAGCAGAAACACAACATAAAATTACTGCTTTTCATCTCAAGAAATGAAAATTGAAGTAAGTATATCTCGACGCCACATCTCTGACAACCTGGCCAGTAATATCCATGCGCACCTGGTGTTTAATTACTACAATGGGTAGCGTCTGATATTGTCAAATAAGGGGTCTTGAAGAGGATTCTTCCAGTTCACCACCCGCAGTATTTACTGTCTTATTTATCTCACACAGCAAAGCTTTCATCAGTTTGCTCCAGTTTTGGTTATCTTGTTCAGAGCTTCTCTCCAGTTCTCTTAAATGATGACTATTGCATAGTGCGTGAAAACTTCCATATTTATAATAAGCCTTATAATAATCATGGCAAAGTATTCCAATGTAAAGCGGAAGTACTCTCTTTCATCTATTAACTCGCCAGAAGCTAATGCATACGTCTGAAAAGGTGGAATAACAGAAACCATTGAGATTACCTGGACCTTCTGTTTTCATGCGTATTTCCTGTCAATAAAAATTTATTTTTTGTACAAAATAATAGTATCCAGATTAGGACTGGGAATAATTACGCTCAATAGTTACGATTATATTTTAATGTCAACTGGTGCCGGGCATGATACACAGTTTTTCGCAAGATTGCACCTTCAAGTATGATATTCGTCCCCAGTGTCGATGGGATAAGCCATGCCTCTGACGAGTGGACTCATTGGACAGATGTGGAAAAAAGTGCTAATGTATTATTAAATATTCTGTTGTCAATTGACAGTCTGTGATTTTCGCACAATCTTTATGCGTTGATCAGGGGTAGGGCTTTAAACATCAGTTAACAAATTATAAGGAGTGTATTACCTATGAAGAAATCTATATTTATTAGTGTGTTCTCTGCTTTTCTGTTTAGCATTAGCTGCTTTGCAGAAGAGCCAAAAAAATCTGGAGATTTCAAAAAGACTCAGTTGGTATGGGATCAGCTATTTGACAAAATTAACGAAAGACTTTCAAGTCTTGAGAGAGTTGTAAGAACAGAGAAAGAGCAACAGCAGGAGTTTAATAGTAAAATTGATAATAACCTAAATAATTTAATAAAAACCGTGAATGAAAGGATCGATAAGGTAGAGAAAACAGGTTCGATTCTTGAGACAAATAATATTGCAGAATCTTTTAAAAATACAATAGATATATTAAATAAGAAGACATCAGCGATGGAGAAGAAAGTTGAGGATTTAGAAGTTAGCGTTACTACCATTGAAAAGATATATCATGTCTCTCAAAAACCATTAGAAACCTTGATGAAGGTAATAGATGAGCAAACGGCAGTTATTAATGAAATCAATAAGAGGCTGGAGAAACAGGAAGAAATGCTATTGGCAATGAGAAAAGTCCCTGAGGATAGAGCTACACACAGTGAATCAGAGAAAGAACCGAAAACTGTAGCAACCGGTTTAGAAGAAAAGGCAGTGACATTGCATGAGACGGAAAGCAGAACAGAAAAACCAGATACTAACAAATCTGATATCGGAATACCTTCAAAACCGGAAGAAAGCATTTTTATAAATAATGTCCGTTTGGGGTCTACTAACACAACTACAAACATAAGCGGTGAAATAATAAACAAGTCTAACGAAGATTATAATGTTTCCAGCTTTAAAATAAATCTTTATGATAAAGATGATAACTTGCTGAAAAGCATTGACAGCGTCATAACAGGTTTAAGGATTGGGAGTACACAGAAATTCGTTGAATTAATAATCGGGGTTGATAGAGAAAGCATTGCGCGATATGTCATCTTATTTCACGATACCGAATTAACTACCTATCAAGAGGAAAAGAAGGTGCAAATAGCAGAAACTAAAATAAAAAAGGAAACAAAGGAAACAAAGGAAACAAAGGAAACAACGGAAGCAACGGAAGCAACGGAAGCAACGGAAGCAACGGTAGCAACGGAAGCAACGGAAGCAACGGAAGCAACGGAAGCGGAAAAAGAACCGGATCACCCGTCTACCAGAGAAAATAGAGTTGAAATGGTTAAAATGACTCAGGATGAAGACGAAGAATTTAAGCCTATCGGCAATGATTTTTATTTAGGAAATGTATCCATTACTGAATTCGGTTCTTCAACTACCATAAAAGGGAAGATAAAGAATAACTCAAGGAATAGTATCTCGAACGCATTATTTGGTTTGAAAGTATTAGGACAGGAGGGTGAAATAAAATTTGAGACAGATTTTACTGTCCTGAATATAAACAGTAATGAAGTTAAACCTTTCGAACAAATAATAATCGGTCTTCATCCGTCAGAAATCTCAAATTATGAGATTGAATTCAAAAACCGGTTAAAAGTTGAAGGACAGGCAATGTAGTTAATCAGCTCCTGGTGAAACATTCTGCTGTTTAGTAAGAATGTTAACTCTACAAGCAATGGGTTATAGTGTGTGAGCTTGTGCCGAGGAATAAGATGACGAAGGGATTCCGGTATCGCCCATATTCTCCAGCAATGCATTTCGAAAGGTAGAAGCTGGTGAAATCCTGTAAGGAGTGGCCATTTTGTGGTCAGAATTAACAATGGGTATGGTGAGCAAATTACCATACCCATTGTTTAACTGCTGCAAATACTCTCTCCTTCATTTTTTATTTATCTAGTATTTAATAGATGTATGATCTTAAAGATTTTTAAATCATTGTTTTATGTTTTAAAAGGCACTTGACATTTTTTGCACTATGGTTATTATGATAATTTGTTGTATGTATAGAAATATTTCGGAATTTTACTATTACATCTATGACGTTAAATCGAGTTAGCGTGTTCAAAACATGTTTAGTCTTAATATTATGCATTACAATTTTTCCGGAAGTTGTTTTTTCGTGCACAAATAGTTGCAATGATGTAGAAATAGGCTCTGATTCATCTGAAGGTGCAAATTCTTGTAACGAGCATAACTGTCCAATAATTCCAGGTGCGCCTTGCCAACAATGCTCTGTTTGTTATACTTTTTCCTCTCTTTACACAAATTTATCACCTAGTATTATTTTTCATTTCAGCAATTCATCCCAACTTTTTTCAATACCTGAAAATATTCTTTATAAAAGACTGATTGCAAGAACTCTGTTTCGCCCCCCTCAATCAATTCTTTAGTCAATCCATTTTTATTCAAGCGATTTCCTTTTTAAGCTACTACCAATCTCACAAAATAGTTTATCAATGATTGTGTATATAGCCATGGAACATCTACACAAATAGTAAACTATTTTTGCAGCTTAAGTAATAGTATGCAATGAGTTTTTAAGGATATTGCTGACATAACTTAACAGAGCACGGCGAGCATAAATATTAAAAAAAAGGTAATTGCTCAATATCAAGTGGAATATTATACAGTTTAACGATAGTGTCAACTGCGGTGGTAACATCACTTTATATGCAGATAGTTCTCCATTCGTTTAATTGTAAAGATTTAAGTTTTTTTCAATCTTTATATTTGAAATTTATTCATACAGGTATTAATAAAATGAAAAACAAACAACGTCTGATAAGCAGTGTGTCTTATTTATCAGGGATTATTTTTTTAGCATTGCTTTTTATACAAATTAAATCTATGAACTGTTACGCAAATGAAGCTCACAATAAGCAAACGGAAAGTGTTGTCCGAGACCCAAATCGATTATGGTGTAATGAACACGGTGTTTACGAAGACGAATGCCTTATTTGCCATCCTGAGTCAGGTTCAAATATTAGCAACAAAGGCAGTGTTCTTCCTTCAGAAACTGAGAATAAGGATGAATCACCTGCTAAACACCAGGTAGAAATGTCCAATTGCTGTTCAACGCCAGCCAGCAAAGAAGAAAAGACCAGTCGCAATCCAAAACGATTGTGGTGTAATCAACATAATGTTTATGAAGACGAATGTTATATTTGCCATCCTGAATTAAAACCCAATAAGAGCGAAGTACCATCAGGAGAACTTTATTGTGAAGAACACAGAGTGTCTGAGCAGGAATGTGGTATATGCCACCCTGAATTAACAGATTCGCTGTTACCCGGCAAAGGCTTAAAGGTCAGACTGGAATCTACAGAATCTGCAATAAAAGCAGGTGTGGTTACTGCTTTTCCGGATGAAGATAAACCTTCTTCCACTCATAGTGTTCTATGTCAAATTACCTACAACATGAATCACCTTGCTCGTATAACACCTTTAACGTCAGGAGTCATTCGAAGAGTTCTTGTAGATATAGGTGCATATGTATCTAAAGATGATATCCTGGTCGAGATTGCCTCTCCTGAAATCGCAAATGCAAAAGCAGATTATCTAACTGCTCTGACAAACGAAACGTTAAAGGAGTTAGTTTATAAGCGGGAAAAAGGGCTTTTTGGAAAAAGAATATCTTCACAACGTGAGTATCAAGAAGTGCAGGCAGAATACCAGGTGGCCACAAACAACACCAATACAAGACGTCAACAACTTCTCAATTACGGATTTACAGAAGCAGAAGTTAAAGAGATAGTTGAAACCAGGTCAAGTTCTTCTATTCTTCCTATCCGCGCCCCATTTTCAGGAACGATTATTGAGAGAAGTGCTGTTACAGGCGAAGTAGCCGATCCAGGTAATACACTTTTCTCACTGGCAGATTTATCTACAATGTGGCTTGAAATTTCTATCCCGGAATACATGTTATCGTCTTTCAAGGTCGGAGATACCATTGAAGCAGATTTTAATAGTCTTCCAGAAATCAAACTGCATGGGGACTTAATCTGGTTGGCTTCTAACATAGAAGAAGAAAGCCGGATGTTAAAGGCTCGCGCAATGGTAAAAAACCCCGATTCTCTTTTAAAACATGGGATGTTTGGTCAGGTTTCACTTCTATCAGAACAATTCAGCAAAGTGTTGTACTTGCCTGTTGAGTCTATACAGCGGTTCAATAAAAAGTCTTTCCTGTTTGTTGAGCTATCGGACGATCTTTATGAAATTCGCAGGGTTGTACCTGGTAGCAGAAAAGATGAAAAAATTGAGATTATTGAAGGAATCTCGATTCATGAAAAGGTAGTTGTTACAGGTAGTTTTACATTAAAATCAGAATTCCTCAAGTCTCGTCTGGGGGAGGGTTGTGTGCATGAATAGAATTATAGAATTCTCTCTTAAAAACAGGATGCTTATCCTGATACTATTTGCTGTATTCATTGGTATCAGTGTTCGTGCTGTTATGCACACACCTATAGATGCATTTCCTGACACTACTCCTGTACAGGTTCAGATCAATACAGTTGCGTCTAATCTTAACCCCTCGGAAATTGAACAACAAATTACACTGCCAATTGAACTAACCATATCCGGTTTTTCAGGTCTTATTAACGTGCGCTCTATATCAAAGTTTGGCCTGTCTCAGGTTGTTGCAACATTTGATGACAACACTGACATTTATGATGCCCGTCAATTCATTATAGAACGACTCATCAGCGTTGATCTGCCTGAAGGGATAGATCGTCCGCAGTTGGGTCCCATCTCCACGGGGCTTGGAGAGGTTTTCCATTATCTTCTGAAATCTTCAAATCCTGACAGGACACTTGATGAACTCAGAACCCTTCATGATTGGGTTATAAAGCCAGAACTTCGCAAGGTACCTGGTGTGGCGGAAGTTAATTCCTGGGGCGGTTTTGAACGACAATACCAGGTTATCGTTTCTCCTGACTCTCTGGTTAAATACAATCTAACGCTTAGCAATGTGTTTGAAACACTTGTTCAAAATAATAATAACGTGGGTGGTGGTCGGGTTGTATCAGCAGGGCAATCCCTGCTCGTGCATGGTGTGGGCAGGGTGACAACAATCGAACAGATAGGAAATATCGTAGTGAAAGCATACAAAGGTGCTCCGGTTTACATCAATGACGTGGCAGATGTAATAATTGGACATGAAATTCGAAGAGGAGCAGTAACTGCTCAGGGTAAAGGTGAGGTTGTTCTGGGACTTGGTTTCGCTTTAATGGGTGAAAATAGCAAAAAGGTAACTGAAGGATTAAAGAAGAGCCTTGAGGATGTTCGTAAGTCCCTGCCAGAGGATGTAAAGGTGGAAATTGTTTACGATCGCACTGATCTTATATTTAAGGTAATCAGCACCGTAAAGTATAATCTGGTTTATGGGGCAATACTTGTAGTTTTTGTATTATTCCTGATATTGGGTAATTTTCGAGTTGGTTTGCTTGTCGCAATCGCAATTCCAATTTCAATGCTTTTTGCCATGTTCGGCATGTATGAATTTTCTATAGCTGCCAGTCTGTTAAGTATGGGGGCTATTGACTTTGGTATTATCGTTGACGGTTCTGTTGTAATGACAGAAATAAATATGCGAACATTAAACGAGAAACAACGGCATTTGGGAAGGCCATTAACAAATATGGAACGTATTCAGAGCATATCTGAATCCGGCAAAGAGGTTATCCGTCCCATTGTTTTCGGCATGGGTATTATCATAATCGTCTTTCTCCCTATCTTAACGCTGGAAGGTATTGAAGGCAAGATGTTCAGGCCAATGGCATGGACATTTATCTTTGCAATGATGGGGGCTCTGGGAATTGCAATATTTCTCTCGCCCATATTGTCATATTATTTTTTACCGAGAAAACCAAGGGAAAAAGAGAGTTTTATAGAGCGCATCTTAAAAAGGGGTTATATTGCCGCGCTTACCAAGATTCTCGGGTGGAAATATGTACTATTCTGCACTGTATTTTTTTTGCTGATAGGAGCTGCCTTTATCGGAACCAGGTTGGGAGGTGAGTTTATACCAAAACTGAAAGAAGGTTCAATCGTCATTAACACTATACGACTGGCTGGAGTATCAATAGAGGAGGCTGCTGCCTACAACACCCGCATTGAAAAACTCCTTCTTGAACTTTTTCCAGACGAAATCAAAGATGTATGGAGTCGTATTGGAACAGCCGAAGTTGCTACAGATCCAATGGGCATAGAACTTACAGATATTTTTATCTCGCTTAATCCCAGAGACCAATGGAAACGCGCAGGAACTCAGGCAGAGCTGATCAATCAAATGGAAAAAGAACTTGAAGACCTGCCTGGTGTAAATATGATTTTTACTCAACCCATTGAAATGCGCATGAATGAGATGGTCTCCGGCATAAGATCAGACGTGGGTATTAAGATTTATGGGGACAACTTTGAAGAACTGGTTTGGCTCAGCAACAGGGTGCAGGAAATTCTCCAGAGCGTCAAAGGAGTTTCAGATATCGCCGGAGAGCAGATTACCGGACAGCCTACCCTTCAGGTATTGGTAAACCAGGATCAGATTGCAAGACACGGTATTGCGGCAAGCAACGTGCTTAATCTTATTAAAACAGTTGGCGTTCATCAGATCGGCGATATCTTTGAAGGACAGAGGAGATTTCCACTTGTAGTCAGGTTGCCGGAAAAACAGCGCACAGATGTCAATGCCCTGGCGAACACACTGATCCCCACTGAATCTGGACAAATCTTGCCACTTCGTAATTTAGCTGAAATCAGAGAAACAGAAGATTATTCAACCATAAATCGTGAATGGGGGCGTCGTTTAATAAAGGTACAATGCAATGTCAGGGACAGGGATATAGCCTCTTTTGTGCAAGATGCACAAGCTCGTATTGAGGACGAATTGGATTTGCCTGAAGGATATGTAATCGAGTGGGGAGGTCAATTTGAACATCTTGAACGCTCCAGAATACGCTTTATGATTGTTGTACCAATAGCACTATTACTAATATTTTTAATGCTGTTCTTCAGTCTGAAAAATCTTGTTGATGTATTTATTATTTATACAGGGATTCCCTTTGCGTTTATAGGTGGTGTTTTTGCTCTATGGGGAAGAGATTTGCCTTTCAGTGTAAGCGCGGCTGTTGGTTTTATTGCTTTGAGTGGTATTGCCGTTCTTAACGGTCAGATTTTGGTATCCACTATCAGGATGTTAAGAAAGGAGGGTCTTGTTTTAGATGAAGCTGTTAAGGTAGCAGCCAGACAACGTTTACTTCCTGTAATGGCAACGGCAATCACTGATGCGGCAGGTTTTATACCAATGGCTATTTCAACCGGTGTTGGAGCCGAAGTTCAACGACCACTTGCTACAGTGGTAATTGGTGGTGTAACTACTTGCACTTTGCTGACATTGTTCGTACTTCCAGCATTGTATATTACCATTGGAAAGTATTTAAGGAAGGGGATTAAGATACATAACTCTGCATAAAATTCAATGATAATATTAGTTACAGGAGTCTGGAGTTAGTACCCAAGGTTGCTCCTGAAAGAAACTGATCCCTTGTGATGTTTGTGTAGCCTGTCGATGAGTGTTGGTATATCACAGATTTCAATAGTTGGTGTGGTGGCCAGAATAACTGCCTGAATAACCATATTTTTCAATTCACACCTGTTTCCAGGCCAGGCATATTACAGAAATTTCTCTATCACTTCAGAGGAAAACCCTACTAATTCTTTGGAGAATTCTGTACTCGCTTTTTCCAGAAAATATTGACTCAGTAGGAGCAGATCGTCAATCCGATCTCTCAGAGGAGGGAGTATAATACGGAATTGGTTCAGACGATAGTAGAGATCTTCTCGAAACGTACGATTGTGTACATTGTCTTCCAGTGATATGTTAGTAGTGGCGATTATTCTAATATCAGCGTGTTTACACTTTGATGACCCGACGCGTCTGAATTCGCCTTGCTGCAGGACTCGGAGTAGTTTTCCTGTAATTGTGGCGTTGTCTCAACTATTTCATCAAGAAATAATGTACCCCCTTCTGTTTCTTCTACCAATCCATGTTTTCTGTAGATGCCTCAGTGACGGCCACTCGTTCATGGCAAAAAAGTTCGCTCTCAAGGAGTGTCTCTTTGAGAACGCCACAGTTTATAGGGACAAAAGGGAAGCTGGTCCTGCTGCACAGTTGGTGAATCGATCTTGCAATGAACTCCTTCCCGGTCCCACTCTCTCCGGTAATAAGGACTGATGATTTTGTCTTTGATACCAACCGAACGAGTTTAAGGACTTCATTGATTTTATCAGAATCTCCAATAATTTCCGGAAAATCAGTTCGTTGCTTTGTGCGTTTTGGAATGTAACCTCCATCCTGGTCCTGGATCACAGACCTCATACTTTTGAGGAGATGTTCCGTCTCAGTTTTGATTTGCTCCAACGGTTTTTTTTGACAGTTCTCTGAGCTTCTTTTGTTCTCTCCTGATACGCTCAACTTTTGCGTCCAGTTCCTGAAGATTACTGGACTTTGGATTGATCTTTGCTCCCCCATCACCAACGTTGAGCTTTTGTATTTTTGTGGCTAATACAGATGATGTTCTGAACACCTGCTAATGGACTCGCTGAGACCCCTCCCGTTGAACCACCGTAAAAGGTAACAAGCCCTTTAAGGAATTGTTTTTTTGGATGGAATACTCACTCGTTCACTTTTCATCGTGATGAACCATACTGAGATATCCGTTTGGTGATGGGCCCTCCCCCCCCCCAACTAAAGGGAATGAGAACCGCTCCCCCCCTCTTTTAATTCTCCAAGAAAATGTATATAGCAACTCCCACAAAGAACTACTGGTTTTTCTCGAAAAAAATTATCAATTTTTTTGGAGTGTTTTTTACGCGACCGACATATTGTATTGAATAAAAAAGGGAGGTTGGTGCAGGCTGTATGGTAGGCGACTACACTATGAAATGAACTCCCGTGACGCACACCCTCTCTCCGGGTGGAAACGAAAGATGCATTGGTCTTCTATTCCTATGCGAAGACGGCGGAGGGAATTCAATGCCTGACTCCAGAAACTCAAATATAACGGAATATAGCGCAGTTGTCTATTCCAGATCTCGATTACCATTGGAAAGTATTTAAGGAAGGGGATTAAGATACATAACTCTGCATAAAATTCAATGATAATATTAGTTACAGGAGTCTGGAGTTAGTACCCAAGGTTGCTCCTGAAAGAAACTGATCCCTTGTGATGTTTGTGTAGCCTGTCGATGAGTGTTGGTATATCACAGATTTCAATAGTTGGTGTGGTGGCCAGAATAACTGCCTGAATAACCATATTTTTCAATTCACACCTGTTTCCAGGCCAGGCATATTACAGAAATTTCTCTATCACTTCAGAGGAAAACCCTACTAATTCTTTGGAGAATTCTGTACTCGCTTTTTCCAGAAAATATTGACTCAGTAGGAGCAGATCGTCAATCCGATCTCTCAGAGGAGGGAGTATAATACGGAATTGGTTCAGACGATAGTAGAGATCTTCTCGAAACGTACGATTGTGTACATTGTCTTCCAGTGATATGTTAGTAGTGGCGATTATTCTAATATCAGCGTGTTTACACTTTGATGACCCGACGCGTCTGAATTCGCCTTGCTGCAGGACTCGGAGTAGTTTTCCTGTAATTGTGGCGTTGTCTCAACTATTTCATCAAGAAATAATGTACCCCCTTCT
Coding sequences within:
- a CDS encoding cold-shock protein — translated: MQNGTVKWFNDSKGFGFITPENGEDVFVHHSAIQSDGFKSLSEGDQVEFDVEQGEKGSKASNVVKI
- a CDS encoding efflux RND transporter periplasmic adaptor subunit, whose translation is MKNKQRLISSVSYLSGIIFLALLFIQIKSMNCYANEAHNKQTESVVRDPNRLWCNEHGVYEDECLICHPESGSNISNKGSVLPSETENKDESPAKHQVEMSNCCSTPASKEEKTSRNPKRLWCNQHNVYEDECYICHPELKPNKSEVPSGELYCEEHRVSEQECGICHPELTDSLLPGKGLKVRLESTESAIKAGVVTAFPDEDKPSSTHSVLCQITYNMNHLARITPLTSGVIRRVLVDIGAYVSKDDILVEIASPEIANAKADYLTALTNETLKELVYKREKGLFGKRISSQREYQEVQAEYQVATNNTNTRRQQLLNYGFTEAEVKEIVETRSSSSILPIRAPFSGTIIERSAVTGEVADPGNTLFSLADLSTMWLEISIPEYMLSSFKVGDTIEADFNSLPEIKLHGDLIWLASNIEEESRMLKARAMVKNPDSLLKHGMFGQVSLLSEQFSKVLYLPVESIQRFNKKSFLFVELSDDLYEIRRVVPGSRKDEKIEIIEGISIHEKVVVTGSFTLKSEFLKSRLGEGCVHE
- a CDS encoding efflux RND transporter permease subunit; the protein is MNRIIEFSLKNRMLILILFAVFIGISVRAVMHTPIDAFPDTTPVQVQINTVASNLNPSEIEQQITLPIELTISGFSGLINVRSISKFGLSQVVATFDDNTDIYDARQFIIERLISVDLPEGIDRPQLGPISTGLGEVFHYLLKSSNPDRTLDELRTLHDWVIKPELRKVPGVAEVNSWGGFERQYQVIVSPDSLVKYNLTLSNVFETLVQNNNNVGGGRVVSAGQSLLVHGVGRVTTIEQIGNIVVKAYKGAPVYINDVADVIIGHEIRRGAVTAQGKGEVVLGLGFALMGENSKKVTEGLKKSLEDVRKSLPEDVKVEIVYDRTDLIFKVISTVKYNLVYGAILVVFVLFLILGNFRVGLLVAIAIPISMLFAMFGMYEFSIAASLLSMGAIDFGIIVDGSVVMTEINMRTLNEKQRHLGRPLTNMERIQSISESGKEVIRPIVFGMGIIIIVFLPILTLEGIEGKMFRPMAWTFIFAMMGALGIAIFLSPILSYYFLPRKPREKESFIERILKRGYIAALTKILGWKYVLFCTVFFLLIGAAFIGTRLGGEFIPKLKEGSIVINTIRLAGVSIEEAAAYNTRIEKLLLELFPDEIKDVWSRIGTAEVATDPMGIELTDIFISLNPRDQWKRAGTQAELINQMEKELEDLPGVNMIFTQPIEMRMNEMVSGIRSDVGIKIYGDNFEELVWLSNRVQEILQSVKGVSDIAGEQITGQPTLQVLVNQDQIARHGIAASNVLNLIKTVGVHQIGDIFEGQRRFPLVVRLPEKQRTDVNALANTLIPTESGQILPLRNLAEIRETEDYSTINREWGRRLIKVQCNVRDRDIASFVQDAQARIEDELDLPEGYVIEWGGQFEHLERSRIRFMIVVPIALLLIFLMLFFSLKNLVDVFIIYTGIPFAFIGGVFALWGRDLPFSVSAAVGFIALSGIAVLNGQILVSTIRMLRKEGLVLDEAVKVAARQRLLPVMATAITDAAGFIPMAISTGVGAEVQRPLATVVIGGVTTCTLLTLFVLPALYITIGKYLRKGIKIHNSA